From a single Nicotiana tomentosiformis chromosome 2, ASM39032v3, whole genome shotgun sequence genomic region:
- the LOC138904880 gene encoding uncharacterized protein — translation MIEIRDMLQQLIGTNGKMQEKLAAHDSTIKGIETQLGQLSMALNNRPQGTLPADTNINPKEHNPNQLMTVSLKNGRDLDREQGVAQSRRETTPTTPVTLEVDESAEFTEVVIKQAQVDKGKEKEGEQLSEWVVEKASNKEKTPSSGQRLTPAPFLQRLAKQKKDDQYMKFMEMLRQIQLNIPLMDALREMPWTCSAVVTRPMAQKVFDPGSFTIPCTIGSYVFAKALCDLGASINMMPLAIYTKLGIGRARPTSMLLQLADRTVKRLTGILDDVLVQVGKFVFPADFIILDCQVDEEIPIILGRPFLATGRALIDCETVELKMRLNNEEIIFNVQQSMRRPSEFANFSLVEAVDVILQEEDMTLNVRDPL, via the exons ATGATAGAAATCAGGGAcatgctgcaacaactcattgggacaaatggtaagatgcaagaaaagttagcagcacatgattcgacaatcaaaggcattgaaactcaaTTGGGACAACTGTCTATGGCCTTGAACAATCGCCCACAAGGAACATTGCCTGCAGATACAAATATTAACCCAAAGGAACATAACCCAAATCAGCTAATGACAGTGAGTCTCAAGAATGGAAGAGATTTAGACAGAGAGCAAGGAGTAGCTCAATCTAGGAGAGAGACTACGCCAACTACTCCAGTTACATTAGAGGTAGATGAGTCAGCAGAGTTCACCGAGGTTGTAATTAAACAAGCACAGGTTGACAAGGGTAAGGAGAAGGAAGGTGAACAACTCTCAGAATGGGTGGTAGAAaaagcttcaaacaaagaaaagacaCCAAGCAGTGGGCAGAGGTTGACTCCTGCACCATTCCTTCAAAGATTGGCaaagcaaaagaaagatgatcaatacatgaaattcatggaaatgcttcgacaaattcaattgaatattccactgatggatgctttgagggaaatgccatgg ACCTGCAGCGCGGTAGTGACAAGACCTATGGCTCAAAAAGTGTTTGATCCAGGTAGTTTCACTATCCCATGCACCATTGGGAGTTATgtttttgctaaagcattgtgtgacttgggGGCCAGTATAAACATGATGCCCTTGGCAATTTATACAAAACTGGGCATTGGCAGAGCTAGACCGACCTCAATGTTGTTGCAACTGGCTGATCGCACAGTCAAAAGACTGACAGGAATTCTTGATGATGTGCTTGTTCAAGTGGGGAAGTTTGTATTCCCTGCAGACTTCATTATTCTTGACTGTCAAGTGGATGAAGAGATAcccatcattctgggaaggccgtTCTTAGCCACTGGGAGAGCATTGATTGATTGTGAGACTGTAGAGTTGAAAATGAGgttgaacaatgaagaaataatatttaACGTTCAACAATCCATGAGGAGACCCAGCGAATTTGCAAATTTCTCACTAGTGGAGGCCGTGGATGTGATACTGCAAGAGGAGGATATGACCCTTAATGTCAGGGATCCGCTATAG